In Chitinophaga sp. HK235, a single window of DNA contains:
- a CDS encoding 2OG-Fe(II) oxygenase: MQFAQTTTQIFDSEKWNGQLSELSQSYQGANPYPHIVLENFLDPEVLDECVDEFNKLNESDGWINYTHYNERKKGLNKLDMLPATIRKTIHELNSPEFLQFLSELTGIKNLIKDDFLEGGGIHQSRRGGFLNIHADFTVHPHHRHWQRRVNVLVYLNKDWEEEWGGKLELWDRDMKACKRKVLPVFNRCVIFNTDADSYHGHPEPMTCPEDAFRRSIALYYYTEEDKPFRRATHYMARPGEGSKKLMVKLDNAMVAVYTEIKGWLGSNDKLVSSVLRFFSRKK; encoded by the coding sequence ATGCAGTTTGCACAAACCACTACACAGATTTTTGACTCTGAGAAATGGAATGGCCAGTTGTCGGAGTTGAGTCAATCGTACCAAGGGGCGAACCCTTACCCACATATTGTTTTAGAGAATTTCCTGGACCCGGAGGTGTTGGATGAGTGTGTTGATGAGTTTAACAAGCTGAATGAGTCAGATGGTTGGATCAATTACACACACTACAATGAGCGTAAGAAAGGGCTGAACAAGCTGGACATGCTGCCGGCGACCATCAGAAAAACCATCCATGAACTAAATTCGCCGGAGTTCCTGCAATTCCTTAGTGAACTGACAGGTATCAAGAACCTGATAAAAGATGACTTCCTGGAAGGTGGAGGCATTCATCAGTCCAGGAGGGGAGGATTCCTAAACATCCATGCCGATTTTACGGTGCATCCCCATCACCGGCATTGGCAACGCAGGGTGAACGTACTGGTATACCTGAACAAGGACTGGGAAGAAGAGTGGGGTGGTAAGCTGGAACTATGGGACCGGGACATGAAGGCCTGCAAAAGAAAAGTATTGCCCGTTTTCAACCGCTGCGTGATCTTCAATACAGATGCGGACTCCTACCATGGGCATCCGGAGCCAATGACCTGCCCGGAAGACGCTTTCAGGAGGTCTATCGCTTTGTATTATTATACGGAGGAAGATAAACCTTTTCGCAGAGCTACCCATTATATGGCCCGTCCGGGTGAAGGCTCCAAAAAACTGATGGTGAAACTGGATAATGCCATGGTAGCCGTTTATACGGAGATCAAAGGCTGGCTGGGCTCCAATGATAAATTGGTGAGCAGTGTGCTGCGGTTCTTCTCCAGAAAAAAATAA
- a CDS encoding SRPBCC domain-containing protein produces the protein MGPLIIKASIQIAKPAHEVYEAIVDPKKMSGYFIATGSGRMEEGQTLTWKFPEFSEELDVFVTQSNPDQQVTFEWQGSPKQRTTTNITLSAGKNGSTLVKITESEMPANEDGITWLRQNTEGWANFLACLKAYLEYNINLRKGAFDFMTA, from the coding sequence ATGGGACCACTCATCATTAAAGCTTCTATTCAGATAGCCAAACCTGCACACGAAGTTTACGAAGCAATTGTTGACCCGAAAAAGATGAGCGGCTATTTTATCGCCACAGGCAGCGGCCGCATGGAAGAAGGACAAACACTCACATGGAAATTTCCGGAATTCAGTGAAGAGCTCGACGTGTTTGTCACCCAAAGCAACCCGGACCAACAGGTGACTTTTGAATGGCAAGGCTCTCCCAAACAACGCACCACCACAAACATCACCCTGTCTGCAGGCAAAAATGGCAGCACCCTGGTAAAAATCACAGAAAGTGAAATGCCGGCCAATGAAGATGGTATTACCTGGCTCAGACAAAACACAGAAGGATGGGCTAATTTCCTCGCCTGCCTCAAAGCATACCTGGAATATAATATCAACCTGAGAAAAGGTGCGTTTGATTTTATGACAGCGTAA
- a CDS encoding glycosyltransferase family 39 protein yields MRAIKVSNVVLLAVVAALLFIPFLGRVHLFDWDEINFAECAREMIKLDDYSRIYVNFKPFWEKPPMFFWMQSTAMKLFGINEFASRLPNALCGIVTLVTLFLIGSRLYDRKFGILWALAYGGSLFPNMYFKSGIIDPWFNLFTFVSLYYFILYHWKRNDYDKPGLNRTPLFYAVWSGLFMGLAILTKGQVALMVFLLVLGVYFIWNRFRFFFGWGHALLFLVVATAVSCTWYGWETWKNGPWFITEFLKYQYRLFTTHDAGQAGFFGYHYVVILIGCFPSSIFAIPSFFKTTASSRYDKDFKRWMVILFWVVTILFSIVQSRIIHYSSLAWFPVTFLAAYTFYKWDLKEMPYKKYIGVLVTILGVLVAVALLGVTLVALNLKKIIPYVKDPFAQANMAADVHWSGWEGAVGTLMVITLIVGVMMLRKQRFTQAAWTYFGGTALVIFLAAAIIVPKVERYSQGAAIDFFEARQGEDCYVTVLGYWSYAPFFYTHKEKPANENAYSEEWLLKGDIDKPAYFVTKIDRVEGYLQHAGILELYRKNGFVFLKREKVTK; encoded by the coding sequence ATGCGTGCAATCAAAGTTTCCAACGTTGTATTATTGGCTGTAGTGGCCGCATTGCTATTTATTCCATTCCTCGGGCGGGTGCACCTGTTCGACTGGGATGAGATCAATTTCGCCGAATGTGCCCGGGAAATGATCAAACTGGATGATTACTCACGCATTTACGTCAATTTCAAACCTTTCTGGGAAAAGCCTCCCATGTTCTTCTGGATGCAGAGTACAGCCATGAAGCTGTTTGGCATCAATGAATTTGCCTCCCGCCTTCCCAATGCGCTATGCGGTATCGTTACCCTGGTAACATTGTTCCTGATCGGGTCCAGGCTGTACGACCGGAAATTCGGTATCCTCTGGGCACTGGCTTACGGCGGATCATTGTTTCCAAACATGTATTTCAAATCAGGCATCATTGATCCCTGGTTCAATCTCTTTACTTTCGTTTCCCTGTATTATTTCATTCTTTATCATTGGAAACGGAATGACTATGATAAACCTGGTCTTAACAGGACACCACTGTTCTATGCCGTATGGTCCGGCCTGTTCATGGGACTGGCCATCCTCACCAAAGGGCAGGTAGCGCTGATGGTATTCCTGCTGGTGCTGGGTGTGTACTTTATCTGGAACCGTTTCAGGTTCTTCTTTGGCTGGGGTCATGCACTGCTGTTCCTGGTGGTAGCCACGGCAGTATCCTGTACCTGGTATGGATGGGAGACCTGGAAGAATGGTCCCTGGTTCATCACCGAGTTCCTGAAGTACCAGTACCGGCTCTTCACGACCCATGATGCAGGACAGGCGGGCTTTTTCGGCTACCACTATGTAGTGATCCTGATAGGCTGCTTCCCTTCCTCCATCTTTGCCATCCCTTCTTTCTTCAAAACTACGGCCAGCAGCCGTTATGACAAAGATTTCAAACGCTGGATGGTGATACTTTTCTGGGTAGTGACGATCCTCTTTTCCATTGTACAGTCCCGTATCATCCACTATTCATCGCTGGCCTGGTTCCCGGTCACCTTCCTGGCGGCCTACACCTTCTATAAATGGGATCTGAAAGAGATGCCGTATAAAAAATATATAGGCGTTCTCGTTACCATCCTGGGTGTGCTGGTGGCTGTAGCTTTATTGGGAGTAACACTGGTGGCCCTGAACCTGAAAAAAATCATCCCCTATGTGAAAGATCCTTTTGCACAGGCCAATATGGCTGCTGACGTACATTGGAGCGGCTGGGAAGGCGCGGTAGGCACCCTGATGGTCATTACGCTGATTGTAGGCGTAATGATGCTCCGCAAACAACGCTTCACCCAGGCTGCCTGGACTTATTTTGGCGGCACAGCCCTGGTGATCTTCCTGGCTGCGGCCATCATTGTGCCCAAGGTAGAACGCTACTCACAGGGTGCGGCCATCGACTTCTTTGAGGCCAGACAGGGAGAAGACTGTTATGTGACCGTACTGGGCTACTGGAGTTATGCCCCCTTCTTCTATACCCATAAGGAAAAACCCGCCAATGAAAATGCCTACAGCGAAGAATGGCTACTGAAGGGCGATATCGATAAACCAGCCTATTTCGTTACCAAAATAGACCGTGTAGAAGGATACCTGCAACATGCTGGTATACTGGAGTTATACCGGAAGAATGGATTTGTGTTTCTGAAGCGGGAAAAAGTAACAAAGTAA
- a CDS encoding RNA polymerase sigma factor → MSIISPIDTLTDNEIIARVLAGEKRLFEQLMRRHNTSLFRIGMSFLNNDMDVEDVMQTTYINAYQHLDKFRQESAFGTWLKRILINECSQYLKKGKNVVGEDISGMEHHPDTPKTKETPVDTVINKELGKVLEKALLSIPEKYRAVFVLREIEQLNVAETSQVLNISKVNVKVRQIRAKMMLREHVANFYKNDVFPFHLIRCDRIVNNVLRELGIH, encoded by the coding sequence ATGAGTATCATTTCGCCTATTGACACGCTTACAGACAATGAAATCATTGCCAGGGTGCTGGCTGGAGAAAAAAGGTTGTTTGAGCAACTGATGCGTCGCCACAATACCAGCCTGTTCAGGATTGGGATGTCTTTTCTGAATAATGACATGGATGTGGAAGATGTGATGCAGACCACCTATATCAATGCTTATCAGCATCTGGACAAATTCCGGCAGGAATCTGCCTTCGGGACCTGGCTGAAAAGGATTCTGATCAATGAATGCAGCCAGTATCTAAAAAAAGGGAAAAACGTTGTCGGCGAAGATATCTCGGGTATGGAACATCATCCGGACACCCCTAAAACAAAAGAAACGCCGGTGGACACAGTTATTAACAAAGAATTGGGTAAAGTGCTGGAAAAGGCACTGCTGAGCATCCCGGAGAAATACCGGGCCGTGTTTGTATTACGGGAAATAGAGCAGCTGAACGTAGCAGAAACCAGTCAGGTGCTTAATATTTCGAAGGTCAATGTAAAAGTACGGCAGATCAGGGCCAAAATGATGCTGCGGGAACATGTTGCCAATTTCTACAAAAACGATGTATTTCCGTTCCATCTTATCAGATGCGACCGGATTGTCAACAATGTGCTCAGGGAACTGGGTATTCATTAA
- a CDS encoding N-acetyltransferase, with the protein MQPERKRTTLKTILQDLRLVMAAIGPGNIRKVSSREALIKAKYPMGKMNYLWFIGVMPGTQRQGIGRQLLREVVAHSGRPVYLETSMSENVQWYEKNGFEVYHTLHFDYADLYMLRTV; encoded by the coding sequence TTGCAGCCTGAACGAAAAAGGACCACGCTCAAGACAATTCTGCAGGACCTGCGACTGGTGATGGCCGCGATCGGGCCAGGCAATATCCGTAAGGTAAGCAGCCGGGAGGCGCTTATCAAGGCAAAATATCCTATGGGGAAGATGAACTATCTCTGGTTTATCGGTGTCATGCCCGGAACACAGCGTCAGGGCATTGGCCGTCAACTGCTTCGGGAGGTGGTGGCCCATAGCGGGCGCCCTGTCTACCTCGAAACATCCATGTCGGAAAACGTGCAATGGTACGAGAAAAACGGCTTTGAGGTGTACCATACCCTGCATTTTGATTATGCAGACCTGTACATGCTGCGGACCGTCTGA